The following proteins are co-located in the Heteronotia binoei isolate CCM8104 ecotype False Entrance Well chromosome 21, APGP_CSIRO_Hbin_v1, whole genome shotgun sequence genome:
- the UBR7 gene encoding putative E3 ubiquitin-protein ligase UBR7 yields the protein MEKEASESVAGEGERNVEEPVVSLAEVLAENEELEKEARAVLGGSDHERCSYSQGAVKRQALYACSTCTPSGEEPAGICLACSYECHGTHKLFELYTKRNFRCDCGNSKFKNLQCKLLPEKAKLNPTNKYNHNFYGLYCVCKRPYPDPEDEIPDEMIQCIICEDWFHGRHLGAVPPDSGDFHEMVCQACMDRCPFLWSYASQLAVPTVTKVTPAAEDDAVLNIEEAKEIKKENGTDCHVKTEEEKVAPSNEPSTSSGSECSEAIKNETSTCKLQELQTKQHLKTNTATFWPHNWRSKLCTCKECTKMYLDLEVSFLTDECDTVLAYENKGTSDQEADRRDPLMDTLSSMNRVQQVELICEYNDLKTELTDYLRRFADEGTVVKREDIQQFFEEFQSRKRRRTDQMQYYCS from the exons ATGGAAAAAGAGGCGTCCGAGTCTGTTGCCGGCGAAGGGGAAAGAAACGTCGAGGAACCTGTCGTGTCGCTGGCCGAGGTGCTGGCTGAGAACGAGGAGCTCGAGAAAGAAGCGCGCGCCGTGCTGGGCGGCAGTGACCACGAACGTTGCAGTTATTCTCAG GGAGCAGTGAAGAGGCAAGCCCTGTATGCGTGCAGTACATGTACACCATCAGGAGAAGAACCAGCAGGGATCTGTTTAGCATGCAGTTATGAATGTCATGGAACTCACAAACTATTTGAGCTGTATACAAAAAG AAACTTCCGCTGTGATTGTGGAAACAGTAAATTCAAAAATTTGCAGTGCAAGCTACTTCCT GAAAAGGCAAAGTTGAATCCAACAAATAAGTATAACCACAATTTCTATGGTTTGTATTGTGTCTGTAAAAGACCTTACCCAGATCCAGAAGATGAG ATTCCAGATGAAATGATCCAGTGCATAATTTGTGAAGACTGGTTTCATGGAAGG CATCTTGGTGCTGTTCCTCCAGATAGCGGGGACTTTCATGAAATGGTTTGTCAGGCATGCATGGATCGCTGCCCATTCCTATGGAGCTATGCCTCTCAGTTAGCAG TTCCCACTGTGACCAAAGTTACCCCTGCTGCTGAAGATGATGCTGTGCTGAACATTGAAGAagccaaagaaattaaaaaggaaaatGGTACAGACTGCCACGTAAAGACCGAAGAAGAGAAAGTAGCTCCAAGTAATGAGCCATCCACCAGCTCTGGCAGCGAATGTTCAGAGGCAA TTAAGAATGAAACATCCACCTGCAAACTGCAAGAACTTCAAACCAAGCAACACCTAAAGACCAACACAGCCACATTTTGGCCTCACAACTGGCGGAGCAAATTGTGCACTTGCAAAGAATGCACG aaaatgtACTTGGATCTGGAAGTCTCATTCCTAACAGATGAATGTGATACAGTCTTGGCCTATGAGAATAAAGGGACTAGTGACCAGGAAGCAGACAGGAGAGATCCTCTGATGGACACACTTAGCAGCATGAATAGAGTCCAGCAAGTAGAGCTCATCTGTG AATATAATGACCTGAAAACAGAGTTAACAGACTATCTGAGAAGGTTTGCAGATGAAGGAACT GTTGTTAAGAGAGAGGACATCCAGCAATTCTTTGAAGAATTCCAATCtcgaaagaggaggaggacagacCAGATGCAGTATTACTGCAGCTAG
- the GON7 gene encoding EKC/KEOPS complex subunit GON7, with product MEIRGELTGRDGLKRQLRVCCQPQGDLRGLLSGLVLLKEQVSALLGPLVQQESGGACIRAETGDDEDLDEENDDEEENHVNANACRDGPPLKRTKTHS from the exons ATGGAGATCCGGGGGGAACTGACAGGCCGGGACGGATTGAAGCGACAGCTGCGAGTTTGTTGCCAGCCGCAAGGAGACCTGCGGGGCCTGCTCAGTGGCCTGGTTCTGCTGAAGGAGCAAGTGTCGGCGTTGCTCGGCCCTCTGGTGCAACAGGAAAGCGGCGGCGCCTGTATACGAGCTGAGACTGGAG atgaCGAGGATTTAGATGAAGAGAATGATGATGAGGAAGAAAATCATGTTAACGCCAACGCGTGTAGGGACGGGCCACCATTAAAACGGACAAAAACTCACTCCTGA